One stretch of Pomacea canaliculata isolate SZHN2017 linkage group LG1, ASM307304v1, whole genome shotgun sequence DNA includes these proteins:
- the LOC112556943 gene encoding DNA primase small subunit-like, whose protein sequence is MTSKVDKYDPGSLSDLLPLYYKKLFPYGLYFRWLNYGGVPKTYFSNREFSFTLKDDVYIRYQSFTDQQDMEKEIQKICPYKIDVGAVFTHRPKDHKTINAAAFVAQEKELVFDIDMTDYDDVRSCCSGADICEKCWPLMSMAVKILNRALKDDFGFEHILWVYSGRRGIHCWVCDEVARKLSQAGRTAIAEYLTVVKGGENQVRKVHLDQYIHPSIKAAIEIINSNFKDYAVDKQDFLGDKQKWTKVLSLIPSQDIQKEVAEELELLPDSASRWKKVKKFIELSSKSGFTDSRQADKEIMLQYCYPRLDVNVSKGINHLLKSPFCVHPKTGRVCVPFDPDDTDRFSPAEVPTISQLLDELNKVEAVDLGGVSKHTKDYKRTSMAASIEVFEQFVKKLEKSWRGKLIEESDKKMEF, encoded by the exons ATGACATCAAAAGTGGATAAATACGATCCTGGTAGTCTTTCTGATCTGTTGCCTTTATATTACAAGAAACTTTTTCCTTATGGACTTTACTTCAGGTGGTTGAATTATGGTGGAG TTCCAAAGACCTACTTCAGCAACAGAGAGTTTTCCTTCACGCTGAAAGATGACGTCTACATTCGGTATCAATCCTTCACAGATCAACAGGATATGGAAAAGGAGATTCAGAAAATATGTCCTTATAAAATTGACGTTGGAGCAGTATTTACACACCGG CCTAAAGATCACAAGACCATTAATGCAGCAGCTTTTGTTGCTCAGGAGAAAGAATTAGTCTTTGACATCGATATGACAGACTATGATGATGTCAGGAGTTGTTGCTC TGGTGCAGATATCTGTGAAAAGTGCTGGCCTTTGATGTCCATGGCAGTGAAAATTCTGAACAGGGCATTAAAAG ATGACTTTGGATTTGAGCACATTTTGTGGGTATACTCAGGGCGCCGTGGTATTCACTGCTGGGTGTGCGATGAGGTGGCCCGGAAACTTTCACAAGCTGGCCGAACTGCTATTGCAGAATACCTAACTGTTGTTAAG GGTGGAGAAAATCAGGTTCGAAAAGTTCATCTTGATCAATACATCCATCCTTCAATAAA agcAGCTATAGAGATTATCAACAGTAACTTCAAAGACTATGCTGTTGATAAGCAAGATTTCTTGGGAGATAAGCAGAAATGGACAAAAGTATTATCCTTGATTCCTTCACAAG ACATACAAAAAGAAGTAGCTGAAGAATTAGAATTGTTACCTGACAGTGCATCCAGAtggaaaaaagttaagaaattCATCGAATTAAGCAGTAAG aGTGGATTTACAGACTCAAGGCAAGCTGACAAGGAAATAATGCTGCAATACTGCTATCCACGACTAGATGTCAATGTCAGCAAAGGCATCAACCATCTCTTAAAGAGTCCCTTTTGTGTTCACCCCAAAACAG GTCGAGTTTGTGTTCCATTCGATCCAGATGATACAGACAGGTTTTCCCCAGCAGAAGTACCAACAATAAg TCAGTTGCTGGATGAGCTGAACAAAGTTGAAGCTGTAGACTTAGGGGGTGTCAGCAAGCACACAAAAG